In Gemmatimonadota bacterium, the following proteins share a genomic window:
- a CDS encoding bifunctional oligoribonuclease/PAP phosphatase NrnA: protein MATGGLPFAPLLMSYQIPESRRTDVARLLRLLRGSRRVILTTHLNADGDGTGCEAALLSLLSAMGKEAWIVNPTPFPESFRFLVSETERILGAGSRAAAERCRDADLCVVVDTGEKSRIGRVKPLVDHLTLAVVDHHPAGGDALDAVSFRDPAAAAAGELVFDLVYAHGGPWTPSIVEGLYVAILTDTGSFRFSNATPSAHRVVAELITHGASPDGLYRRVYGDVPLRRYRLLRETLDTLEHSAEGRVAWMTVPEKVFRALGCTSEDLDGMVDYPRGLEGVEVGLLFREIEPGQVKVSFRSNGRLDVNALARSFGGGGHVRASGALVRGALEEVRERVIQDAVEAARGMAEAGSAEPEGGKGVIE from the coding sequence TTGGCAACGGGTGGTCTACCCTTCGCCCCACTTCTCATGAGCTACCAGATTCCAGAATCCCGGCGGACGGACGTCGCTCGGCTCCTCCGCCTCCTTCGCGGGTCCCGGCGGGTCATCCTCACCACGCACCTGAACGCCGACGGCGACGGAACCGGTTGTGAGGCCGCGCTCCTCTCCCTCCTGTCGGCGATGGGGAAGGAGGCGTGGATCGTCAACCCGACCCCCTTTCCGGAGTCCTTTCGCTTCCTCGTGTCCGAGACGGAGCGGATCCTCGGCGCGGGGAGCCGCGCCGCGGCGGAGCGCTGCCGAGACGCCGACCTCTGCGTCGTCGTGGACACCGGCGAGAAGTCCCGCATCGGACGGGTGAAGCCGCTGGTGGATCACCTGACCCTCGCCGTGGTGGACCACCATCCCGCCGGCGGGGATGCGCTGGACGCGGTCTCCTTTCGGGATCCGGCGGCCGCCGCCGCGGGCGAGCTCGTGTTCGACCTCGTTTACGCGCACGGCGGTCCGTGGACGCCGTCGATCGTGGAGGGGCTGTACGTCGCGATCCTCACCGATACCGGATCGTTTCGGTTTTCCAACGCGACTCCCTCGGCCCATCGGGTCGTGGCGGAGTTGATCACACACGGAGCTTCCCCGGATGGGCTGTACCGGCGCGTTTATGGGGACGTGCCGCTGCGCCGCTACCGGCTTCTCCGTGAGACGTTGGACACGCTCGAGCATTCGGCCGAAGGGCGCGTGGCATGGATGACCGTACCGGAGAAGGTTTTTCGCGCGCTCGGATGCACGTCGGAAGATTTGGACGGAATGGTGGACTATCCCCGTGGGCTCGAGGGCGTCGAGGTGGGGCTTCTCTTCCGCGAGATCGAGCCGGGACAGGTCAAGGTCTCCTTCCGCTCGAACGGGCGGCTGGACGTGAACGCCCTCGCGCGAAGCTTTGGCGGGGGTGGGCACGTAAGGGCTTCCGGGGCGTTGGTGCGGGGCGCCCTCGAGGAGGTGAGGGAGCGGGTCATCCAGGACGCGGTCGAAGCGGCGCGCGGGATGGCGGAAGCCGGATCCGCGGAACCGGAGGGGGGAAAGGGCGTAATCGAATGA
- a CDS encoding PHP domain-containing protein — MTGLLRLDLHLHTRGSWDCLSDPEEVLERAARGGIGRIAITDHNRIQVALEMAERYPDRVIPGEEVKTAEGVDVIGLYLRSEIPKGTPADETCRLIREQGGIVYLPHPYASGKGGSGRLAERLASQLDVVEAFNGRLHDPARDLRAVELADRHSLLRGAGSDAHTLAEIGRTWIEVPLHPNEPRALLEALRRGTIHGEKAPRYVHLASTWAKLRKRLPGA, encoded by the coding sequence GTGACGGGCCTCCTTCGCCTCGACCTGCACCTCCACACCCGCGGGTCGTGGGACTGCCTGTCGGATCCGGAAGAGGTCCTCGAGCGCGCCGCGCGGGGCGGGATCGGCCGGATCGCGATCACGGACCACAATCGGATCCAGGTCGCGCTCGAGATGGCGGAGCGTTACCCCGACCGCGTCATTCCCGGCGAGGAGGTGAAGACGGCGGAGGGGGTAGACGTCATCGGGCTCTACCTCCGCAGCGAGATTCCGAAGGGGACTCCGGCCGACGAAACCTGCCGGCTGATCCGGGAGCAGGGAGGAATCGTGTATCTCCCGCACCCCTATGCGTCCGGCAAGGGGGGGTCGGGGCGCCTCGCGGAGCGGCTCGCGTCCCAGCTCGACGTCGTCGAGGCCTTCAACGGGCGTCTCCACGATCCGGCGCGCGACCTCCGGGCGGTCGAGCTCGCGGATCGCCATTCCCTCCTCCGGGGTGCCGGCTCGGATGCGCACACCCTCGCGGAGATTGGCCGGACCTGGATCGAGGTCCCCCTTCACCCGAACGAGCCGCGCGCCCTCCTGGAAGCGCTGCGCCGTGGGACGATCCACGGCGAAAAGGCCCCCCGTTACGTGCATCTCGCCTCGACCTGGGCGAAGCTCCGGAAGCGGCTTCCGGGCGCTTGA
- the coaE gene encoding dephospho-CoA kinase (Dephospho-CoA kinase (CoaE) performs the final step in coenzyme A biosynthesis.), with amino-acid sequence MDEPPGARAVMIHVGLTGNVASGKSAVGRIWAARGIPVLDADLLAREAVQPGSPGLAAVREAFGEEVVAEDGTLDRARMREIVFRDPEARRRLERVLHPLIASLHRRWIAERANEGTPLAASEVPLLFETGLEDEFDVVVLVDASEAERLRRLVEERGLAPAEARSIMASQGDPAVKRSKADHVLDNDGSLAELEAKAIALLDHLRGGASA; translated from the coding sequence GTGGATGAGCCTCCCGGGGCGCGGGCCGTCATGATCCACGTCGGCCTCACCGGGAACGTGGCCTCCGGAAAGTCCGCCGTCGGACGGATCTGGGCCGCGCGGGGGATCCCCGTCCTCGACGCGGACCTCTTGGCGCGAGAGGCGGTGCAGCCCGGAAGCCCGGGGCTGGCCGCGGTCCGGGAGGCCTTTGGAGAGGAGGTGGTCGCCGAGGACGGGACGCTCGACCGCGCGCGCATGCGGGAAATCGTGTTCCGGGACCCCGAGGCGCGCCGGCGCCTCGAGCGCGTTCTCCATCCCCTCATCGCATCGCTTCACCGCCGCTGGATCGCCGAGCGGGCGAACGAGGGGACGCCGCTCGCCGCAAGCGAAGTCCCCCTCCTCTTCGAGACCGGGCTGGAGGACGAGTTCGACGTCGTCGTGCTGGTGGATGCTTCGGAGGCTGAACGCCTCCGCCGTCTCGTCGAAGAGCGCGGCCTCGCCCCGGCAGAGGCTCGAAGCATCATGGCGAGCCAGGGGGACCCGGCGGTGAAGCGCTCGAAGGCCGACCACGTCCTCGACAACGATGGGTCGCTCGCGGAGCTGGAGGCGAAGGCAATCGCTCTGCTGGATCACCTTCGCGGCGGTGCGAGCGCGTGA
- a CDS encoding thioredoxin domain-containing protein, which translates to MPNRLEHERSPYLRQHAHNPVDWFPWGDEAFARAREKKLPILLSIGYSACHWCHVMERESFESPETARAMNEGFVNVKVDREERPDVDALYMRAVQSLGGQGGWPLTIFLTPEGAPFYGGTYFPPEPRHGLPSFPQLLAATRAAWEERRHEVESAAARIRDLLARSMEPAESGPGGETPVVDAGLVPEAVGEILGRMDPAYGGFGRAPKFPQPVVLEFLLEHHALTGHRPALDAVLLTLRRMARGGIRDHLGGGFHRYAVDQRWLVPHFEKMLYDNALLAGVYVKAHQITGDSELLTVARGIFDDLLGDFRAPEGAFYTARDADSEGEEGLFYLWTPGEVEALLSKDEARLIRRCYDVSEGGNFEGRNILHLPHDLDAVARGEGMSREALDLSLSESLATLKEARASREPPLRDDKILAGWNGLAVRSFAEAGAALGESSYVEAASAAADWLLGTLRPAGRLLHQEPHAGTRIPAFLEDAASLGNALLSLHEATLDPRWLEAAVELDEEVDARYRDGESGLLYDAPDDGDRLLVRPRESSDSPIPSGTSLAAELRMRLARLLGSDSRFEDARAIVAREAPLMASSPLGFGRLLAVAGRLAASPVEVAIAGADDGIRTDLLLREVHRPFLPGRVVTGVRRGMDPPFATPLLAGRVPVGDAPTAFVCEHFACRAPTTDPKELAAQLRRVATRPA; encoded by the coding sequence ATGCCGAATCGCCTTGAACACGAGCGGAGCCCCTACCTCCGCCAGCACGCGCACAACCCGGTGGACTGGTTCCCCTGGGGAGACGAAGCTTTCGCGCGGGCCCGCGAAAAAAAGCTTCCGATCCTCCTCTCCATCGGCTACTCGGCGTGTCATTGGTGCCACGTCATGGAGCGCGAGTCGTTCGAGAGCCCGGAGACCGCACGGGCGATGAACGAAGGATTCGTGAACGTGAAGGTGGACCGCGAAGAGCGCCCCGACGTGGACGCCCTCTACATGCGGGCCGTTCAGTCGCTCGGCGGCCAGGGCGGATGGCCGCTGACCATCTTTCTCACTCCGGAGGGGGCCCCTTTTTATGGGGGAACCTACTTCCCTCCCGAGCCCCGTCACGGACTCCCTTCTTTTCCGCAGCTGCTCGCCGCGACGCGAGCGGCGTGGGAAGAGCGGCGCCACGAGGTGGAAAGCGCGGCGGCGAGGATCCGCGACCTGCTCGCACGCTCGATGGAACCGGCGGAGTCCGGGCCGGGCGGCGAGACGCCAGTCGTGGACGCCGGCCTCGTGCCCGAAGCGGTGGGGGAGATTCTCGGAAGGATGGATCCCGCATACGGCGGCTTCGGCCGCGCCCCCAAATTTCCCCAGCCGGTAGTTCTCGAATTCCTTCTGGAGCACCACGCCCTGACGGGCCACCGCCCCGCGCTCGACGCCGTCCTCCTCACCCTCCGCCGGATGGCGCGCGGAGGGATCCGGGATCACCTCGGCGGGGGCTTCCACCGGTACGCCGTGGACCAGCGGTGGCTCGTTCCCCACTTCGAGAAGATGCTTTACGACAACGCCCTGCTCGCGGGTGTATACGTCAAGGCCCATCAGATCACTGGCGACAGTGAGCTCCTGACCGTCGCGCGGGGAATCTTCGACGACCTTCTCGGCGACTTCCGGGCGCCGGAAGGGGCCTTCTACACCGCGCGGGACGCCGATTCGGAGGGCGAAGAGGGGCTCTTTTACCTCTGGACCCCCGGGGAAGTCGAGGCACTCCTTTCGAAGGACGAGGCGCGGCTGATTCGGCGCTGTTACGACGTCTCCGAGGGCGGGAACTTCGAGGGACGAAACATCCTTCACCTCCCCCACGACCTCGACGCCGTGGCTCGAGGCGAAGGGATGTCGCGCGAGGCGCTCGACCTCTCGCTCAGCGAATCGCTCGCGACTTTGAAGGAGGCGCGCGCCTCGAGGGAGCCGCCCCTCCGGGACGACAAGATCCTGGCCGGATGGAACGGCCTCGCCGTGCGAAGCTTCGCCGAAGCCGGGGCGGCCCTGGGTGAGTCGAGTTACGTCGAGGCCGCCTCGGCGGCCGCCGACTGGCTCCTGGGCACGCTCCGGCCGGCGGGGCGGCTCCTTCACCAGGAACCCCATGCGGGGACCCGGATCCCCGCATTCCTGGAAGATGCCGCCTCCCTGGGAAACGCCCTCCTTTCCCTCCACGAGGCGACGTTGGACCCGCGTTGGCTCGAAGCGGCCGTGGAGCTGGACGAAGAGGTGGATGCGCGGTACCGCGACGGTGAGAGCGGCCTCCTCTACGACGCCCCGGACGACGGGGACCGGCTCCTGGTGCGGCCCAGGGAGAGCTCGGATTCTCCCATCCCTTCCGGAACCTCTCTCGCCGCGGAGCTCCGCATGCGGCTCGCCCGCCTCCTCGGAAGCGACTCCCGTTTCGAAGACGCGCGGGCGATCGTGGCGCGCGAAGCGCCCCTCATGGCATCCTCTCCCCTCGGGTTCGGGCGCCTTCTCGCGGTGGCGGGCCGGCTGGCCGCGAGCCCCGTGGAGGTGGCCATCGCCGGCGCGGACGATGGCATCCGCACCGACCTCCTCCTCCGCGAAGTCCACCGCCCCTTCCTTCCCGGGCGGGTCGTTACCGGCGTGCGAAGGGGGATGGATCCGCCCTTTGCGACCCCACTCCTCGCCGGGCGCGTGCCGGTCGGAGACGCTCCCACCGCCTTTGTCTGCGAGCACTTCGCCTGCCGGGCCCCCACGACCGATCCGAAGGAGCTCGCCGCCCAGCTTCGGCGCGTCGCGACCCGCCCGGCTTAG